One window from the genome of Spiractinospora alimapuensis encodes:
- the rpmI gene encoding 50S ribosomal protein L35, with amino-acid sequence MPKGPKNKTHSGAKKRFRVTGSGRIMRRQASRAHYNEHKPSKRTRRLKDEVVLAPSDVKAIKNLLT; translated from the coding sequence ATGCCGAAAGGTCCCAAGAACAAGACCCACAGCGGTGCCAAGAAGCGCTTCCGTGTGACCGGCTCCGGTCGCATCATGCGTCGTCAGGCCAGCCGGGCGCACTACAACGAGCACAAGCCCTCGAAGCGCACGCGGCGTCTGAAGGACGAGGTCGTGCTGGCTCCGAGCGACGTCAAGGCGATCAAGAACCTGCTCACCTGA
- the rplT gene encoding 50S ribosomal protein L20, whose translation MARVKRALNAKKKRRVVLERAKGYRGQRSRLYRKAKEQMLHSMTYSYRDRKDRKGQFRRLWIQRINAAARANGLTYNRFMQGLKAADIDLDRRVLAELAVNDPAAFTALVESAKKALPELPAASAAA comes from the coding sequence GTGGCACGCGTGAAGCGAGCGCTCAACGCCAAGAAGAAGCGCAGGGTAGTCCTCGAGCGCGCGAAGGGTTACCGCGGTCAGCGGTCACGCCTGTACCGCAAGGCCAAGGAGCAGATGCTCCACTCGATGACCTATTCCTACCGGGACCGCAAGGACCGCAAGGGCCAGTTCCGGCGTTTGTGGATCCAGCGCATCAACGCGGCCGCGCGTGCGAACGGGCTGACCTACAACCGTTTCATGCAGGGGCTGAAGGCCGCGGACATCGACCTCGACCGTCGTGTCCTCGCCGAGCTCGCCGTGAACGACCCGGCCGCCTTCACGGCCCTGGTCGAGAGCGCCAAGAAGGCCCTGCCGGAGCTGCCGGCCGCCTCCGCCGCGGCCTGA
- a CDS encoding sensor histidine kinase: MAGEADVFTPDELPDGLVVVNDQGRVSLFNREAGLITGLKPKEVLGEPAAVVLPLYDAGGRDWWQCGNYHHVVPARTRHPERSLHLVDGTEVLVTGRCVRDDTGATIRLVLTLRSVEERQEHVRDQAELVSTVAHELRSPLTSVKGFTATLLTKWDRLTEKQRIFMLRTINADADRVTRLITELLDVSRIESGRLELRRQLVDLPARARSAIAGRVASGDEEERFRLEIRGPLPEMWLDLDKIDQVLSNLTENGVRHGAGTVSITVEPCEEGAAVSVRDEGEGIPADEVSRVFRQFWRGERRGGTGLGLFIVKGLVEAHGGTISVGRAPTGGAEFRFTLPAGTPEFV; this comes from the coding sequence GTGGCTGGCGAGGCTGATGTGTTCACGCCCGACGAACTTCCCGACGGACTCGTGGTGGTCAACGACCAGGGCCGTGTCAGCCTGTTCAACCGCGAGGCCGGCCTCATCACCGGGCTGAAGCCCAAGGAGGTCCTCGGGGAGCCCGCCGCCGTGGTGCTCCCGCTCTACGACGCCGGTGGACGTGACTGGTGGCAGTGCGGCAACTATCACCACGTCGTCCCCGCGCGGACCCGACACCCCGAGCGCAGCCTCCACCTGGTGGACGGAACCGAGGTCCTGGTGACAGGACGGTGTGTCCGGGACGACACCGGAGCGACCATCCGCCTCGTGCTGACCCTGCGCAGCGTGGAGGAACGTCAAGAGCACGTCCGGGACCAGGCGGAGCTCGTCTCCACCGTCGCCCACGAGCTGCGTTCTCCCCTCACCAGTGTGAAGGGCTTCACCGCGACCCTGCTCACGAAGTGGGACCGCCTCACAGAGAAGCAGCGGATCTTCATGCTGCGCACCATCAACGCCGACGCCGACCGGGTGACCCGATTGATCACGGAGCTGTTGGACGTCTCCCGTATTGAGTCGGGACGACTGGAGCTACGCCGGCAGTTGGTCGACCTTCCCGCGCGGGCGCGCAGCGCGATCGCGGGGCGCGTCGCCTCGGGCGACGAGGAGGAGCGGTTCCGGTTGGAGATTCGCGGCCCCCTCCCGGAGATGTGGCTTGACCTGGACAAGATCGACCAGGTTCTGAGCAACCTCACGGAGAATGGGGTCCGGCACGGCGCTGGTACGGTGAGCATTACGGTCGAGCCGTGCGAGGAAGGAGCAGCGGTGTCGGTGCGCGACGAGGGCGAGGGGATCCCCGCGGACGAAGTGTCGCGTGTCTTCCGCCAGTTCTGGCGTGGTGAGCGCCGTGGCGGCACCGGTCTGGGCCTGTTCATCGTGAAGGGGCTCGTTGAAGCGCACGGCGGAACCATCTCGGTCGGGCGCGCGCCCACGGGTGGCGCCGAGTTCCGATTTACCTTGCCCGCCGGCACCCCCGAGTTCGTCTGA
- the pheS gene encoding phenylalanine--tRNA ligase subunit alpha → MSAPNSSYDPVEVTPLHPEEVDRMRAEALAAITAANDLGELKEVRLAHAGDRSPLALANREIGALPPTARKEAGQRVGTARRDVSDALKRREADLEAERDARVLVEEAVDVTLPWDRTPRGGRHPVTTIADRMADIFVGMGFEVVEGPEIEAEWFNFDALNFLPDHPARAMQDTFYVADDEGGESGRLLRTHTSPVQVRALLDRELPVYVVAPGKTFRTDELDATHTPVFHQLEGLVVDRGITMAHLRGAMDAFVAGMFGAGLATRFRASYFPFTEPSGEVDMQCFVCRGASVGDPDAPCRTCSSEGWIELGGCGLVNPRVLRAAGVDPDVYSGWAFGVGVERTLMFSQGIADMRDMVEGDVRFTRAYGMEI, encoded by the coding sequence ATGTCTGCACCCAACAGTTCCTATGATCCGGTTGAGGTCACTCCGCTGCATCCCGAGGAGGTCGACCGCATGCGGGCCGAAGCGCTCGCGGCGATCACCGCGGCCAACGACCTCGGCGAGCTGAAGGAAGTCCGGCTCGCCCACGCCGGAGACCGTTCACCCCTGGCCCTGGCCAACCGCGAGATCGGCGCGTTGCCGCCGACGGCACGCAAGGAGGCCGGACAGCGTGTCGGCACCGCGCGCCGCGACGTCTCCGACGCCCTGAAGCGGAGGGAGGCCGACCTCGAGGCCGAGCGCGACGCCCGCGTCCTGGTGGAGGAGGCCGTCGACGTCACCCTGCCCTGGGACCGGACGCCGCGCGGGGGTCGGCACCCCGTCACCACCATCGCCGACCGGATGGCGGACATCTTCGTCGGTATGGGCTTCGAGGTGGTCGAGGGGCCCGAGATCGAGGCCGAGTGGTTCAACTTCGACGCCCTGAACTTCCTCCCCGACCATCCCGCGCGGGCGATGCAGGACACCTTCTACGTCGCCGACGACGAGGGCGGTGAGTCGGGGCGCCTGCTGCGGACACACACCTCACCGGTCCAGGTGCGGGCCCTGCTCGACCGAGAGCTGCCGGTCTACGTGGTGGCTCCCGGTAAGACGTTCCGCACCGACGAGCTGGACGCCACCCACACGCCGGTGTTCCACCAGCTCGAGGGCTTGGTGGTTGATCGCGGCATCACCATGGCGCACCTGCGGGGCGCGATGGACGCATTCGTCGCCGGCATGTTCGGCGCCGGACTGGCGACCCGGTTCCGCGCGTCCTACTTCCCCTTCACCGAGCCCTCGGGCGAGGTCGACATGCAGTGCTTCGTGTGTCGGGGGGCCTCCGTGGGCGACCCGGACGCTCCCTGCCGCACCTGCTCGTCCGAGGGGTGGATCGAGCTCGGAGGGTGTGGGCTCGTCAACCCGCGCGTCCTGCGGGCCGCGGGAGTCGACCCCGACGTGTACAGCGGTTGGGCCTTCGGCGTGGGTGTCGAGCGCACCCTGATGTTCTCGCAGGGGATCGCCGACATGCGGGACATGGTCGAAGGTGACGTGCGGTTCACCCGCGCCTACGGGATGGAGATCTGA
- the pheT gene encoding phenylalanine--tRNA ligase subunit beta → MRVPVSWLRDYVDIPESTTGRDLAAALTLAGLEVETVEDTAAGIDGSLVVGTVLAIEELTGFKKPIRYCQVDVGDANGTGEPQNVICGAVNFAVGDNVIVVLPGSTLPGGFAVGARKTYGRMSEGMICSAKELGMWEEHAGILVLGDAAPAPGTDAVRYLELDDEVLDIAVTPDRGYALSLRGVAREVAVLYGLDFRDPAELVVDASEEDSYPAEVEAPEACSHYVLRAVRDFDPDAESPLWMKHRLAKGGVRPISLAVDVTNYVMLELGQPLHAWDRRALKGPLRVRLGHAGETLETLDHVTRSLDTDDILICDDTGPVNIAGVMGGLTTEIGPTSTDVVIEAAHFEAAHIGRTSRRHKLSSESSRRFERGVDNAVQEVAATRAVRLLADLGGAVLEPGMTVVDNTSPPATISVAESHAAAVSGVDYAPGTSQRRLRQIGCTVEELGEELRVTPPSWRPDLTDVNDFAEEVVRLEGYDLIPSVPPRAPAGRGLTPSQRLRRGVGRTLAESGLVEVLNYPFIGERDFDALQLPATDERRRANRLANPLSEDEPLLRTTLLPGLFTTVTRNVGRGFPDVALFELGLVYRPRAGQPSVAPVLPVDRGPSAAELESIAAALPDQPRMVGAVLTGDLQPAGWWGEGRPAIWADAIAVARQVARIANVDLRAVAASYEPWHPGRCAALYATLPDGAEVLVGHAGELHPRTVSAFGLPERTVAMELNLDLVERARQTVSPPRVSSFPVATQDIALVVDAGTPAGDVARTLREGAGNLLEDLRLFDVFSGEQVGEGKKSLAYTLRFRAADRTLTGEEVAVARDAAVAAATERFGAALRS, encoded by the coding sequence ATGCGCGTTCCAGTGTCCTGGCTTCGGGACTACGTGGACATCCCGGAGAGCACGACGGGCCGCGACCTGGCCGCCGCCCTCACCCTCGCGGGACTGGAGGTCGAGACGGTCGAGGACACCGCCGCCGGGATCGACGGATCCCTCGTCGTGGGCACGGTGCTGGCCATCGAGGAACTGACCGGCTTCAAGAAGCCGATCCGGTACTGCCAGGTGGACGTCGGCGACGCCAACGGTACGGGTGAACCCCAGAACGTCATCTGCGGCGCCGTCAACTTCGCGGTCGGCGACAACGTGATCGTCGTGCTCCCCGGATCCACCCTGCCCGGCGGATTCGCCGTCGGCGCCCGCAAGACCTACGGCCGCATGTCCGAGGGCATGATCTGTTCCGCGAAGGAACTGGGCATGTGGGAGGAACACGCCGGCATCCTCGTGCTCGGGGACGCCGCGCCCGCACCCGGGACCGACGCGGTGCGCTACCTCGAACTCGACGACGAGGTACTGGACATCGCGGTGACGCCCGACCGCGGGTACGCCCTGTCACTGCGTGGCGTGGCCCGCGAGGTCGCCGTCCTCTACGGTCTCGACTTCCGTGACCCGGCGGAGCTGGTGGTGGACGCCTCGGAGGAGGATAGCTACCCCGCCGAGGTGGAGGCCCCCGAGGCCTGCTCCCATTACGTGTTGCGCGCCGTCCGTGATTTCGACCCCGACGCCGAGTCGCCGCTGTGGATGAAACACCGACTGGCCAAGGGCGGGGTTCGGCCCATCTCGCTGGCGGTGGACGTCACGAACTACGTCATGTTGGAGCTCGGGCAGCCGCTGCACGCGTGGGACCGCCGCGCGCTCAAGGGCCCGCTCCGGGTGCGCCTGGGACATGCGGGGGAGACCCTGGAAACCCTGGACCACGTCACCCGGTCCCTGGACACCGACGACATCCTGATCTGTGACGACACCGGGCCGGTGAACATCGCCGGCGTCATGGGCGGACTGACCACCGAGATCGGGCCGACCTCCACCGACGTCGTGATCGAGGCCGCGCACTTCGAGGCCGCCCACATCGGCCGCACCTCCCGCCGCCACAAGCTCAGCTCGGAGTCCTCCCGACGGTTCGAGCGCGGTGTGGACAACGCCGTGCAGGAGGTGGCCGCGACCCGCGCGGTGCGACTCCTCGCCGACCTCGGTGGAGCGGTGCTGGAGCCCGGGATGACGGTCGTGGACAACACGTCGCCCCCCGCCACGATCTCGGTGGCCGAGAGCCACGCCGCCGCCGTGTCGGGAGTTGACTACGCTCCCGGGACCTCCCAGCGGCGGTTGCGCCAGATCGGGTGCACCGTGGAGGAACTTGGCGAGGAGTTGCGGGTCACGCCGCCCAGTTGGCGGCCAGACCTCACCGACGTCAACGACTTCGCCGAGGAGGTCGTGCGGCTCGAGGGCTACGACCTGATCCCCTCCGTCCCGCCGCGCGCACCGGCGGGTCGTGGCCTCACCCCTTCCCAGCGCCTCCGGCGTGGCGTCGGTCGGACCTTGGCGGAGTCCGGCTTGGTGGAGGTCCTGAACTATCCCTTCATCGGGGAACGCGACTTCGACGCGCTGCAGTTGCCGGCGACCGACGAGCGTCGCCGCGCCAACCGCCTCGCCAACCCGCTCAGCGAGGACGAGCCGCTGCTGCGTACCACTCTGCTGCCGGGCCTGTTCACGACCGTGACGCGCAACGTCGGTCGAGGCTTCCCCGACGTGGCGCTGTTCGAGCTGGGCCTGGTGTACCGCCCGCGCGCCGGACAGCCCTCCGTGGCGCCGGTCCTTCCGGTGGACCGGGGGCCTTCGGCGGCGGAACTGGAGTCGATCGCCGCGGCGCTGCCCGACCAGCCTCGAATGGTGGGCGCCGTGCTGACGGGTGACCTCCAACCCGCCGGCTGGTGGGGTGAGGGGCGGCCGGCGATCTGGGCCGACGCGATCGCGGTCGCACGACAGGTGGCGCGAATCGCGAACGTGGACCTACGGGCCGTCGCCGCGAGCTACGAACCGTGGCACCCCGGGCGCTGCGCCGCGCTCTACGCGACACTTCCCGACGGTGCGGAGGTGCTCGTGGGGCACGCCGGGGAGTTGCACCCCCGGACGGTGAGCGCCTTCGGTCTCCCCGAGCGTACGGTCGCCATGGAACTCAACCTCGACCTCGTGGAGCGGGCCCGCCAGACGGTGAGTCCACCTCGCGTGTCGTCCTTCCCGGTCGCCACGCAGGACATCGCTCTCGTCGTCGACGCGGGCACCCCGGCGGGGGACGTCGCACGTACGCTGCGCGAGGGCGCTGGGAATCTTCTCGAGGATCTGCGGCTCTTCGACGTGTTCAGTGGGGAACAGGTCGGCGAGGGCAAGAAGTCCCTCGCCTACACCCTGCGTTTCCGCGCCGCCGACCGGACCCTGACCGGTGAGGAGGTCGCCGTGGCCCGCGACGCCGCCGTCGCGGCGGCGACCGAGCGCTTCGGGGCGGCACTGCGGTCCTGA
- a CDS encoding TIGR00645 family protein, with amino-acid sequence MPQIASVPGLDRRHLGYVMFVSRWLQAPLYLGLIVAQALYVWVFVQDVWHLVLEAFHGRLDETSVMLIVLGLVDVVMIANLLIMVIIGGYETFVSKVKVRGHPDEPQWLDHINPNILKVKLAMAIVGISSIHLLQTFIEAGEKEPHTLFWQTMIHLTFVASALALAVIDRILLPPPAPARDQDGAAADPETPDRVSMQ; translated from the coding sequence ATGCCACAAATCGCGTCCGTGCCGGGTCTGGACCGCCGTCACCTCGGCTACGTGATGTTCGTGAGTCGTTGGTTGCAGGCCCCGTTGTACTTGGGGCTGATCGTGGCGCAGGCTCTCTACGTCTGGGTGTTCGTGCAGGACGTGTGGCATCTCGTCCTGGAGGCGTTCCACGGCAGACTCGACGAGACCTCCGTGATGTTGATCGTCCTCGGGCTGGTGGACGTCGTCATGATCGCCAACCTCCTCATCATGGTGATCATCGGTGGCTACGAGACGTTCGTGTCGAAGGTGAAGGTGCGCGGGCACCCGGACGAGCCGCAGTGGTTGGACCACATCAACCCCAACATCCTCAAGGTGAAGCTGGCGATGGCGATCGTGGGCATCTCCTCGATCCACCTGTTGCAGACGTTCATCGAGGCGGGGGAGAAGGAACCGCACACGCTGTTCTGGCAGACGATGATCCATCTGACCTTCGTCGCCTCCGCGTTGGCCCTCGCCGTGATCGATCGGATCCTGCTGCCGCCACCGGCGCCGGCGCGGGATCAGGACGGTGCCGCCGCGGATCCCGAGACACCTGATCGAGTGTCTATGCAGTGA
- the argC gene encoding N-acetyl-gamma-glutamyl-phosphate reductase, translating to MTWSAAVAGASGYAGGEVLRLLLGHPEFAIGTVSAASSAGSRLGEHQPHLPDLADRTIAETNVETLSGHDVVFLALPHGQSGVIAHALRERGESPLIVDCGADFRLSDAAAWETFYGSPHAGTWPYGLPELPGARAALAGTDRIAVPGCHVTTATLALMPGVRSGLVDPVATIVSVTGTSGAGKAPKAHLIGSEVMGSVSPYGVGGTHRHLPEIVQNLRHVATGPDEPRVSFTPVLAPMSRGILATCTVPLRSGATLDTLRRAYEDQYADEPFVHFLPAGTWPTTAMTAGANTCYVQIAVDEAAGQLVAIAALDNLTKGTAGAALQSANIALGLPEATGLPSAGLAP from the coding sequence ATGACTTGGTCGGCCGCGGTTGCTGGTGCCAGCGGGTACGCGGGCGGTGAGGTGCTTCGGTTGCTGTTGGGGCACCCGGAGTTCGCGATCGGTACCGTGAGCGCCGCCAGCAGCGCTGGCAGTCGGTTGGGCGAACACCAGCCGCACCTGCCGGACCTGGCGGACCGGACCATCGCGGAGACGAACGTCGAGACCCTCTCCGGGCACGACGTCGTCTTCCTCGCGCTCCCACACGGCCAGTCGGGCGTCATCGCGCACGCGCTGCGTGAGCGCGGAGAGAGCCCACTGATCGTGGACTGCGGTGCCGACTTCCGACTGAGCGACGCCGCCGCGTGGGAGACCTTCTACGGTTCCCCGCACGCGGGGACCTGGCCCTATGGGCTGCCGGAGCTTCCGGGGGCGCGGGCGGCGCTGGCCGGAACCGACCGGATCGCGGTCCCGGGATGCCACGTCACCACCGCCACGTTGGCCCTGATGCCGGGTGTGCGCAGTGGTCTGGTGGATCCGGTGGCCACCATCGTTTCGGTGACGGGCACCTCGGGTGCGGGGAAGGCGCCCAAGGCCCATCTCATCGGCAGTGAGGTCATGGGCTCGGTGAGTCCGTACGGAGTGGGCGGAACGCACCGTCACCTCCCCGAGATCGTGCAGAACCTCCGCCACGTGGCCACCGGTCCCGACGAGCCCCGTGTCTCCTTCACCCCGGTTCTGGCGCCGATGTCGCGGGGGATCCTCGCGACCTGCACCGTTCCCCTTCGTAGCGGGGCGACCCTGGACACCCTGCGCCGCGCCTACGAGGACCAGTACGCCGACGAGCCGTTCGTGCACTTCCTGCCCGCCGGAACGTGGCCGACGACGGCGATGACCGCCGGCGCGAACACGTGCTACGTCCAGATCGCGGTGGACGAGGCCGCGGGGCAGCTCGTCGCGATCGCCGCGCTGGACAACCTGACCAAGGGCACCGCGGGGGCGGCGCTGCAGAGCGCGAACATCGCCCTCGGCCTGCCCGAGGCCACCGGCCTCCCCAGCGCGGGCCTGGCCCCGTAG
- a CDS encoding L-lactate MFS transporter: MLTFLDRERSVAPHGFNRWLIPPAALAVHLSIGQVYAFSVFNNPLAERFGTQQTPIAVIFSISIVMLGLSAAFGGKWVERNGPRKAMFVSGLCWVSGFLVSAVGVATGQLWLVYLGYGFIGGIGLGIGYISPVSTLIKWFPDRPGLATGMAIMGFGGGALIASPLSDALMNALGASPSEAIVPTFLVLAGAYLVAMMLGAATVRVPPPGWTPQGTPADADRPKKDPATEGVSVEDAFRTRQFWLCWIVLFCNVTAGIGILQQAAPMIQDYFPAVTAAAAAGFVGVLSLCNMGGRFIWSSTSDIIGRKPTYIMYLGVGAVLYLLVLTFGTSSVVLFVALTGIILTFYGGGFATVPAYLKDLFGSRNVGAIHGRLLTAWSAAGVAGPLIVSAIADHQKDAGYEGADVYTLSLQVMIGVMVVGFIANMLIRPMAERAKNTRGDTRVATEV; the protein is encoded by the coding sequence ATGCTGACATTCCTGGACCGCGAACGGTCCGTGGCCCCGCATGGATTCAATCGCTGGTTGATCCCGCCCGCCGCACTGGCGGTCCACCTGTCGATCGGACAGGTGTACGCCTTCAGTGTCTTCAACAACCCACTCGCTGAGCGTTTCGGCACCCAGCAAACCCCCATCGCCGTCATTTTCAGTATCTCGATCGTCATGCTCGGCCTGTCCGCCGCATTCGGTGGAAAATGGGTCGAACGGAATGGCCCACGCAAGGCCATGTTCGTTTCCGGGTTGTGCTGGGTTTCCGGATTCCTGGTGAGCGCGGTCGGTGTCGCGACCGGCCAACTGTGGCTCGTGTACCTGGGATACGGGTTCATCGGAGGCATCGGCCTGGGGATCGGGTACATCTCCCCGGTCTCGACGCTCATCAAGTGGTTCCCAGACCGTCCCGGCCTCGCCACGGGCATGGCCATCATGGGCTTCGGCGGCGGCGCCCTCATCGCCTCACCGCTCTCCGACGCGCTGATGAACGCGCTGGGTGCCAGCCCCTCCGAGGCGATCGTTCCCACATTCCTCGTCCTGGCGGGGGCCTACCTCGTCGCGATGATGCTCGGCGCCGCCACGGTCCGCGTACCTCCCCCCGGCTGGACGCCGCAGGGCACGCCGGCCGACGCCGACCGCCCCAAGAAGGACCCGGCCACCGAGGGAGTATCGGTCGAGGACGCGTTCCGCACCCGCCAGTTCTGGCTGTGCTGGATCGTGCTCTTCTGCAACGTCACCGCCGGAATCGGCATCCTGCAGCAGGCCGCGCCGATGATCCAGGACTACTTCCCCGCGGTCACCGCCGCCGCGGCCGCGGGCTTCGTCGGGGTGCTCTCCCTGTGCAACATGGGTGGCCGGTTCATCTGGTCCTCGACCTCCGACATCATCGGGCGCAAACCCACCTACATCATGTACCTCGGTGTGGGCGCCGTCCTCTACCTGCTCGTCCTCACGTTCGGTACGAGCTCCGTAGTGCTGTTCGTGGCGCTGACCGGGATCATCCTGACCTTCTACGGCGGTGGCTTCGCCACGGTGCCGGCCTATCTGAAGGACCTGTTCGGCTCCCGCAACGTCGGCGCGATCCACGGCCGTCTGCTCACGGCCTGGTCCGCCGCGGGTGTCGCCGGCCCCCTGATCGTGAGCGCGATCGCCGACCACCAGAAGGACGCCGGATATGAAGGCGCGGACGTCTACACCCTGTCGCTGCAGGTCATGATCGGGGTCATGGTGGTGGGCTTCATCGCCAACATGCTGATCCGCCCCATGGCCGAGCGGGCGAAGAACACTCGTGGCGACACCCGCGTCGCCACGGAGGTCTAG
- a CDS encoding MFS transporter small subunit: MGSTLASSVLWVLVIAALGYGVVMTAIQAAALFTA; the protein is encoded by the coding sequence ATGGGATCCACCCTCGCGTCCAGTGTGTTGTGGGTGCTCGTGATCGCTGCCCTGGGCTACGGAGTCGTCATGACGGCGATCCAGGCCGCGGCACTGTTCACGGCGTAA